In Paenibacillus guangzhouensis, a single window of DNA contains:
- a CDS encoding Ig-like domain-containing protein — protein MVIQLVIGLLPVSAAGTQTKASSKSAVKVASVTDVVYTAPKVLITTPAYNATEVSINARLDIIFDQPVIKGSGYISIMDQSTNSEYQKIDVTSSSVSVSGSSVFVTSKTLAVNKRYYVTIDPGAIQNTIDGGNLPFGGLSGTAWSFSTVRSSDTSAPYVTSYSPSNGANIAAASSLSLTFNKIVFPGSGNIQIFTSGNQLVDTIPVNSTRVTGGGTSVISIIPSSGALSTNTSYYVKIDAGAFADQYYNPYAGISSTSTWTFRVTTDTTKPYVVSQTPSDGSTNVAISATISVTFSKEVQLNTTSISLRPLYANTSAITGRTSLSSDRRTVNITPQSNMAFSTTYAIDIPSDFVRDLAGNSNDARSGNSYWTFTTTIQDNTPPVMQSIKMYNNNAIVLQYNEYLDQNSVPYTSNFTVSVNDENRGVSSVSVSGDRVYVYLQSGVAVGQLVKITYTPGVRPIQDLARNRASSLYNQVVQNTVETTLPKVTSGYISGRTVNLTFSDSVYNLSSNAYTQFTVTANGSTKSISSNTTYNSTSISLTLDSSVSNGDVVKVSYTPGSYPLKSYYGTPMSSFTDFYIRNYNDNVAPVLESTSVSGSKLVLTYNEGMDSSYIPMKSHFSVLVDDKPRYVTAISINQNIVELTLASSVTNGQAVTVSYAPGDPRLRDLNSNYAPAFNLVKVGISLDTDVPYVKTATVSGDTLTLNLSEKVTTASSLGSSQFSVKVNNTNVSLQSVVLNSAGDTISINLVTSVTAGQNVTVSYTPGSYPLKNSKGNEMKAFTNTTVTNQTGSSTSGSNLLTTEQSYNPVATGLNILKTENAKTSSDRSRLGKTINRYSIDKDKLKEAFIYVISQDRSLNKMVTFDVPATERAASVLIPLQALEEVFVQNKNTYMSIRHGDMMYIMPLSNLKFGDVTREFGTSSGNISLLLQFEKQETTGMIPLISELGRNGAQAVTDPYDFRISGLVTTPTPKVLDLQILMQHTMKVKQQINQDQTSTVRYDLSAGNLSYVPTIFGKDTSAAYVTFTGPSNDMYRIVSNNAYYADVQTHWAKADINQLASKFVVEGRSNTAFVPNAAITRAEFAVFVARALGLSGDKASAARFKDVSTNTTVGAYIGAASKAGIIQGNTDGTFKPNNLITREQMALMVVRAMDHVGKGVVLDTDSSTLLKKFTDRGKINKSAQVSVAKALQSEIIAGMTATTFNPQGNATRAQAVVMLKRMMQSIQYLN, from the coding sequence TTGGTAATCCAACTGGTTATTGGACTGCTACCTGTGTCGGCGGCGGGTACGCAGACTAAGGCAAGCAGCAAATCTGCTGTCAAAGTAGCCAGTGTCACGGATGTGGTGTATACGGCTCCAAAAGTTTTAATAACGACGCCTGCGTATAATGCGACAGAAGTGAGTATTAATGCTCGATTGGACATCATATTCGATCAACCCGTGATCAAGGGATCAGGGTATATTTCGATTATGGATCAATCGACGAACAGCGAATACCAGAAGATTGATGTTACTTCAAGCTCGGTAAGCGTGAGTGGCAGCTCTGTGTTTGTCACGAGCAAAACGTTAGCGGTAAATAAAAGATATTACGTGACGATTGATCCGGGTGCAATTCAAAATACAATCGATGGCGGAAATTTGCCATTCGGAGGTTTATCTGGTACTGCGTGGTCTTTTAGCACGGTGAGATCCTCGGATACCTCAGCACCTTACGTAACGAGTTACTCTCCGTCAAATGGGGCGAACATTGCAGCGGCTTCTTCTTTGTCATTAACTTTTAATAAAATTGTCTTCCCAGGGAGCGGCAATATTCAGATTTTCACCTCCGGCAATCAACTGGTAGACACGATCCCTGTGAACTCTACCCGTGTCACAGGCGGAGGGACAAGTGTCATCTCGATAATTCCGTCGAGCGGCGCCTTGAGCACGAATACGAGTTACTACGTGAAGATCGATGCCGGTGCATTTGCCGATCAGTATTATAATCCATATGCAGGGATTTCAAGTACATCCACGTGGACGTTCCGCGTGACTACCGATACGACCAAACCGTATGTGGTGAGTCAGACGCCTTCCGACGGTTCAACGAATGTAGCAATTAGCGCTACGATTTCAGTAACATTTAGTAAAGAGGTACAATTAAATACTACCTCGATATCGCTTCGTCCACTGTATGCGAACACAAGTGCAATTACTGGCCGCACCTCACTAAGCTCAGATCGACGTACGGTAAATATTACACCTCAGTCTAATATGGCGTTCAGCACGACTTATGCTATTGACATCCCAAGTGATTTTGTGAGGGACTTGGCAGGAAACTCAAACGATGCGAGATCGGGAAACAGTTATTGGACATTTACGACGACTATTCAAGATAATACGCCACCAGTAATGCAATCAATTAAAATGTATAACAATAATGCGATTGTACTTCAGTATAATGAGTACTTAGATCAGAATTCAGTGCCGTACACATCCAATTTTACTGTTAGTGTAAACGATGAGAATCGCGGCGTGTCCAGTGTGAGTGTGAGCGGAGATCGCGTTTATGTTTATTTGCAGAGCGGGGTAGCAGTAGGGCAACTCGTCAAAATCACATATACACCAGGTGTGCGACCAATACAAGATTTAGCTAGAAATCGGGCGAGCAGCTTATATAATCAAGTTGTACAGAATACAGTCGAAACGACATTGCCAAAGGTTACAAGTGGATACATTTCAGGCCGTACAGTAAATCTGACATTCAGTGACTCTGTATACAATCTATCATCTAATGCTTACACACAATTTACAGTAACAGCGAATGGCAGTACAAAGAGCATTAGTAGCAATACAACCTACAATAGTACTAGCATAAGTTTGACACTCGATAGTTCCGTAAGTAATGGCGATGTTGTCAAAGTGAGTTATACGCCGGGCTCCTATCCATTAAAGAGCTATTATGGTACGCCGATGAGCTCATTTACAGATTTCTACATTCGTAATTATAATGACAACGTAGCACCGGTGCTGGAATCGACAAGCGTAAGTGGTAGCAAGTTGGTTCTGACCTATAATGAAGGTATGGATAGCTCTTATATCCCAATGAAGAGCCACTTCTCTGTCTTGGTGGATGATAAGCCACGTTATGTAACAGCGATTAGTATTAATCAAAATATTGTAGAACTGACGTTAGCATCCAGCGTGACGAACGGGCAAGCTGTTACGGTATCCTACGCACCAGGAGATCCTAGGCTTCGAGACTTGAACAGTAACTATGCACCCGCATTCAACCTTGTGAAGGTGGGTATTTCGCTGGATACGGATGTTCCATATGTAAAGACAGCAACCGTAAGTGGGGATACACTGACCTTAAATTTATCTGAGAAGGTAACAACGGCTTCGAGCTTAGGCTCCTCGCAATTCTCCGTGAAGGTAAATAATACGAACGTAAGCCTTCAATCTGTCGTTCTGAATAGCGCCGGGGATACAATTTCGATTAACTTGGTAACATCAGTTACAGCGGGACAGAACGTGACTGTAAGTTATACGCCAGGGAGTTACCCACTGAAGAATAGCAAGGGAAACGAAATGAAGGCATTTACGAATACAACGGTTACGAATCAGACCGGTTCCTCTACATCTGGATCTAATCTGCTCACGACGGAACAAAGCTATAATCCGGTAGCAACAGGGCTTAATATTCTAAAAACAGAGAATGCAAAGACGAGTTCTGACCGTTCTCGCTTAGGGAAGACGATTAATCGTTATTCCATTGATAAAGATAAGCTTAAAGAGGCATTTATCTACGTGATCTCGCAAGATCGCTCCTTGAATAAGATGGTTACATTTGATGTGCCTGCAACGGAACGTGCGGCGTCGGTGCTCATTCCACTTCAGGCGTTAGAGGAAGTATTCGTTCAGAACAAAAATACGTATATGTCTATCCGTCATGGTGACATGATGTATATCATGCCTCTAAGTAACCTAAAGTTTGGTGATGTCACAAGAGAGTTTGGGACATCGTCTGGCAATATCTCATTATTACTTCAGTTTGAGAAGCAAGAAACGACAGGAATGATTCCTTTAATTTCTGAATTAGGTAGAAATGGAGCTCAGGCAGTTACTGATCCATATGATTTCAGAATATCTGGCTTGGTGACCACACCGACACCGAAGGTGTTGGACTTACAAATCTTAATGCAACATACAATGAAAGTGAAGCAACAAATTAATCAAGATCAAACATCGACGGTTCGTTATGATTTAAGTGCGGGCAATTTAAGTTATGTCCCCACTATCTTCGGAAAAGATACGTCAGCGGCCTACGTTACCTTTACCGGGCCAAGTAACGACATGTACCGAATCGTAAGTAATAATGCGTACTACGCGGATGTGCAGACCCATTGGGCAAAAGCGGATATTAATCAGCTCGCTTCGAAGTTCGTCGTAGAAGGACGTTCGAATACGGCGTTTGTGCCGAATGCAGCGATTACGCGTGCGGAGTTTGCTGTATTCGTCGCGAGAGCGCTTGGATTGTCTGGCGATAAAGCATCAGCTGCAAGATTTAAGGATGTATCGACCAATACGACGGTCGGTGCCTATATCGGCGCTGCGTCGAAGGCAGGTATCATTCAAGGGAACACGGACGGTACATTCAAGCCGAACAACTTGATTACACGTGAACAAATGGCGCTGATGGTTGTTCGTGCGATGGATCATGTGGGCAAGGGAGTTGTACTCGACACGGATTCAAGTACACTTCTGAAGAAGTTTACGGACCGCGGGAAAATTAATAAGAGTGCTCAGGTTTCCGTAGCGAAGGCGCTGCAATCGGAGATTATTGCCGGGATGACGGCGACAACGTTCAATCCGCAAGGCAATGCAACGCGAGCTCAAGCCGTCGTTATGTTGAAGCGCATGATGCAATCAATCCAATATTTGAACTAA
- a CDS encoding phosphodiester glycosidase family protein, with the protein MMQKSSDTVRRGVYVIGRKVFILTVAGVLLLQPIWADSSVYGAAANSSNSGISTTSKKINDHIVQVQSGMITAGAKMVEYQWSGTRSKKNVTAKVNVIEVDLTNPNVKMDVMTGQNGQFTTTQSVGGMAKETGAVAGVNGDYFQTATGKDRAPLGAQVANNEFMSSPSQLSGMYAFALTANREPVIDLFTFEGQVTAPDGTTFPLAGINKASYMTEPNNAYSHVNAMYVYTSAWKSLTRPAESATTPTEVLVQNGVVMQISEGTRLEMPVPGDGYILRTHGQAANFIREHVQVGQQLQVNYNLVAASSGQKVDPNSLQMMIGGHTLLVENGKPSTFSRNTNSISGSSARARTAVGYSQDKKTAYVVTVQDNGTSSGMTLKELQSFMQDIGIWKAVNLDGGGSTTMVSRPLGETDTSLTFDTEYGKTQRGVVNGLGIYTTAPKGELKGLMVSGQNTLFVGQETTYALKGYDTYYNPYDTSSLAVNWSASSEAMKWTGQNFKAMKSGKTEVIAKSQNAKTSMNVEVIGGNQLAEMNLSNNMGALEAGAQNATDITVKLIDGRTLSLPAESVKWEFIGFKGSVQGNTITVSEVNPDAQIGYAIARYDGFSTVMTMQSGMTQMWEDFENVKYPIQFTGSPAEVQGSAAVVTGVTGREKSKVLDLQYDMTKATGKLYAYAELNGKNGKALDITPTSMSIDVMGDSSLNWLRAEFVDANNQSIYVDLAKAIDWSGWKTLNIDLSAQKLNSAMKLKRVYVVNVPEGQDERQLTGEVAFDNIQFKGAASGNSLTLPKPAVVLKVNDTTAVVDGKNKKIEVAPIVRDNVTYVPVKVILDEFGGSARWESAIKKVMVLRADRMMELWVGQKDYIANGKRNTSEVSPIIYKNRTYVPLRLVSEQIGLKVDWDGKNKSITLQ; encoded by the coding sequence ATGATGCAGAAAAGCAGTGACACGGTACGCCGTGGCGTATACGTGATTGGGAGGAAAGTGTTTATACTAACGGTTGCGGGTGTATTGCTCTTGCAGCCTATTTGGGCGGACAGCAGTGTATATGGGGCGGCCGCTAATTCTAGTAATAGCGGGATATCAACAACAAGTAAGAAAATTAACGATCATATCGTGCAAGTTCAGTCCGGTATGATTACTGCTGGCGCGAAGATGGTTGAATATCAATGGTCTGGAACACGTTCGAAAAAGAACGTAACCGCAAAAGTGAATGTGATCGAAGTGGATCTAACGAATCCCAATGTCAAAATGGACGTGATGACAGGTCAAAACGGACAATTTACAACGACGCAATCGGTCGGCGGCATGGCGAAGGAGACTGGCGCGGTTGCAGGGGTAAACGGTGACTACTTCCAGACGGCTACGGGCAAAGATCGCGCACCGCTTGGTGCACAGGTTGCAAATAATGAATTTATGTCGAGTCCGTCGCAATTGAGCGGGATGTATGCTTTTGCGTTGACAGCGAACAGGGAACCCGTCATTGACCTATTTACCTTCGAAGGGCAAGTAACGGCTCCAGACGGCACAACGTTCCCGCTCGCTGGGATCAACAAGGCAAGTTACATGACGGAGCCGAATAACGCATACAGTCATGTGAATGCGATGTATGTATATACAAGTGCTTGGAAGTCGCTAACCCGTCCAGCGGAATCTGCAACGACGCCGACAGAAGTGCTCGTGCAGAATGGCGTCGTCATGCAAATCTCGGAAGGCACGCGTTTGGAAATGCCGGTACCAGGAGATGGATATATTCTGCGTACGCATGGACAAGCTGCTAACTTCATTCGTGAGCATGTGCAAGTTGGCCAACAGCTGCAGGTGAATTATAACCTCGTTGCGGCATCCAGCGGACAAAAAGTAGATCCAAACTCGCTTCAGATGATGATCGGCGGACACACACTACTCGTTGAGAACGGGAAACCATCCACGTTTTCGCGAAATACAAATTCAATTAGTGGCAGTAGCGCTCGCGCGCGGACAGCAGTTGGATATTCGCAGGACAAAAAGACGGCTTATGTCGTGACGGTTCAAGACAATGGCACAAGCTCTGGTATGACACTTAAGGAACTGCAAAGCTTCATGCAAGATATTGGCATCTGGAAAGCTGTGAATTTAGATGGTGGCGGTTCAACAACGATGGTATCTAGACCTCTTGGGGAGACAGATACGTCACTCACGTTCGATACCGAATACGGTAAGACGCAACGGGGAGTGGTGAACGGTCTTGGGATCTATACGACGGCACCTAAAGGCGAACTGAAAGGTCTAATGGTGAGTGGACAGAACACGCTGTTCGTCGGACAAGAGACGACGTATGCCCTTAAAGGCTATGACACGTATTACAACCCGTATGATACATCGAGTCTTGCTGTGAACTGGAGCGCTTCATCGGAAGCAATGAAGTGGACAGGTCAGAACTTCAAAGCGATGAAATCCGGAAAGACGGAAGTGATTGCGAAGTCCCAGAATGCGAAGACCAGCATGAACGTTGAAGTAATCGGTGGAAATCAGCTGGCAGAAATGAATCTAAGTAACAATATGGGCGCTCTGGAGGCAGGTGCTCAGAACGCAACAGATATTACTGTTAAATTAATCGATGGCCGTACGTTGTCTCTTCCTGCAGAATCTGTGAAATGGGAGTTTATTGGATTCAAGGGTTCCGTCCAAGGCAACACGATTACCGTGAGTGAAGTCAATCCAGATGCTCAAATCGGATATGCGATTGCGCGATACGATGGTTTCAGTACAGTCATGACGATGCAATCCGGTATGACCCAAATGTGGGAAGATTTCGAGAATGTGAAGTATCCGATTCAGTTCACAGGCTCTCCAGCCGAAGTGCAAGGAAGCGCAGCGGTGGTGACAGGTGTGACTGGTCGCGAGAAGTCCAAAGTGCTTGATTTGCAATACGATATGACGAAAGCTACCGGTAAACTATATGCTTACGCAGAATTGAACGGTAAGAACGGTAAGGCGCTAGATATCACCCCAACCTCGATGAGTATTGATGTCATGGGTGATAGTAGTCTGAATTGGCTGCGCGCAGAATTTGTGGATGCGAATAATCAATCGATCTATGTGGACCTTGCCAAAGCCATCGACTGGTCAGGCTGGAAGACGCTCAATATCGACCTTAGTGCACAGAAGCTTAACAGTGCAATGAAGCTGAAGCGGGTATATGTCGTAAACGTGCCGGAAGGACAAGATGAGCGCCAGCTAACGGGCGAGGTTGCTTTTGACAACATTCAATTCAAGGGGGCTGCATCGGGGAACTCTCTTACGCTGCCGAAGCCAGCCGTTGTCCTCAAAGTGAACGATACGACAGCAGTTGTGGACGGGAAGAACAAGAAGATCGAAGTCGCACCGATTGTACGGGATAACGTAACCTATGTACCGGTAAAAGTGATTCTCGATGAATTCGGCGGAAGCGCACGTTGGGAATCTGCAATCAAAAAGGTCATGGTGCTGCGCGCAGATCGGATGATGGAACTATGGGTGGGCCAAAAGGATTATATTGCTAACGGAAAACGCAATACTTCGGAAGTGTCGCCAATCATCTATAAAAATCGTACCTATGTCCCATTACGTCTCGTGTCGGAGCAAATTGGTCTTAAAGTCGACTGGGATGGCAAAAACAAGTCCATTACATTGCAATGA
- a CDS encoding sensor histidine kinase, translated as MESSKYQIFEILDNSRSEMRSLNQELQHVMKEAGETVDRVDILERDYRLARIRLTEVSRDFVRYTEADIKAAYEKATQIQLDLMIFREKEIYLRARRDDLQKRVRNVEKSIERAETIGSQMNVVLEYLSGDLNQVTRILESAKNRQLIGLKIIVAQEEERKRIAREIHDGPAQSLANLVLRTEIVERMMHKQDFNQVLDEIVDLKSQIRAGLEEIRKVIFNLRPMALDDLGLIPTLRKFVHDFEEKTRIRTTFEVRGKELRLNSGMEAAIFRLVQEAFTNTMKHAHASYVSLDITFQTQMVKLVIQDNGQGFNKDLLSEKQKKHTHFGLIGMQERVELLEGRMEVESTENVGTKIIFVIPTNANSREELQDGYENNGYGKN; from the coding sequence ATGGAAAGCAGCAAATATCAAATCTTTGAAATTCTCGATAACTCGCGTTCAGAGATGCGTTCGCTCAATCAAGAGCTTCAACATGTCATGAAGGAAGCAGGGGAGACCGTGGATCGGGTTGATATTCTTGAACGAGATTATCGACTGGCGCGAATTCGCCTGACGGAAGTTAGCCGCGACTTTGTACGGTATACGGAGGCCGATATTAAAGCCGCATATGAGAAAGCAACACAGATACAACTCGATCTCATGATTTTTCGCGAAAAAGAAATATATCTCCGCGCTCGCCGCGATGATCTGCAGAAACGGGTACGCAATGTAGAGAAATCGATCGAGCGGGCCGAAACTATAGGTTCTCAAATGAATGTAGTCCTGGAATATTTATCGGGTGATCTTAATCAGGTCACCCGTATTCTCGAATCAGCGAAGAACCGTCAGCTCATCGGGCTCAAGATTATTGTGGCGCAAGAGGAAGAGCGAAAGCGGATCGCTAGAGAAATTCATGACGGCCCTGCGCAGTCACTGGCAAATCTAGTGCTTAGGACGGAAATTGTCGAAAGAATGATGCATAAGCAGGATTTTAACCAGGTATTGGACGAAATAGTAGATTTGAAATCACAAATCCGTGCCGGTCTGGAAGAGATTCGTAAAGTGATCTTTAACCTGCGGCCGATGGCCCTGGACGATTTAGGACTTATTCCGACGCTGCGTAAATTTGTACATGATTTTGAGGAGAAGACTCGCATCCGAACGACCTTTGAAGTAAGAGGGAAAGAGCTTCGTCTAAATTCAGGAATGGAAGCTGCCATATTCCGATTGGTTCAAGAAGCATTTACGAACACGATGAAACACGCTCACGCTTCTTACGTTTCGCTTGATATTACATTCCAAACCCAAATGGTTAAGCTGGTGATCCAAGACAATGGTCAAGGATTTAATAAAGATTTATTGTCGGAGAAGCAGAAGAAGCATACGCATTTTGGCCTGATTGGGATGCAAGAGAGAGTTGAATTACTAGAAGGGAGGATGGAAGTCGAATCCACCGAAAATGTGGGGACGAAGATCATATTCGTTATTCCTACGAATGCTAACAGTAGAGAGGAGTTGCAGGATGGATACGAAAACAACGGGTACGGGAAAAATTAA
- a CDS encoding response regulator translates to MDTKTTGTGKIKILLADDHQLFREGLKRILNMEDDLEVIGECGDGIQVLEFCNHTKPEVVLMDINMPIENGVVATERLREMFPDIKVLILSIHDDESYVFETLRKGASGYLLKDMEAEALITAIRSVIIGHAYIHPKVTGKLIQQLRRMTYLDEIGVMSDGNDVAREAGVKFMASDDHPLTRREAEVLRLMAEGKSNKMIGEYLFISEKTVKNHVSSILQKMEVDDRTQAVINSIKQGWVTL, encoded by the coding sequence ATGGATACGAAAACAACGGGTACGGGAAAAATTAAAATTTTATTAGCTGATGATCATCAGCTTTTTCGTGAAGGTCTTAAACGAATTCTGAACATGGAAGATGACCTTGAGGTGATCGGCGAATGTGGGGACGGTATTCAAGTCCTGGAATTCTGTAATCATACCAAACCTGAAGTCGTACTCATGGATATCAACATGCCGATTGAAAATGGCGTCGTTGCTACCGAAAGATTACGCGAGATGTTCCCTGATATTAAAGTGTTGATTCTATCGATTCATGATGATGAGAGTTACGTGTTCGAGACGCTTCGTAAAGGTGCTTCCGGTTACTTGCTTAAGGATATGGAAGCTGAAGCACTGATCACAGCGATACGCTCTGTCATTATCGGTCATGCTTATATTCACCCGAAAGTGACGGGAAAGTTGATCCAGCAATTACGCCGGATGACGTACTTGGACGAAATCGGTGTGATGAGCGACGGGAATGATGTTGCTCGTGAAGCTGGGGTTAAATTCATGGCATCGGATGATCATCCTTTGACACGTCGTGAGGCCGAAGTGCTTCGCTTAATGGCAGAGGGCAAGAGCAATAAGATGATTGGTGAATACCTCTTTATTAGTGAAAAGACAGTAAAAAACCATGTGAGCAGCATTCTGCAGAAAATGGAAGTGGATGATCGTACACAAGCGGTGATTAACTCCATTAAACAGGGTTGGGTAACGCTGTAA
- a CDS encoding DEAD/DEAH box helicase yields MRVYVYTVQVRDKWVCRLTLDWRVDVRYWFGGEVVGDETIGYRGDEGFGFYGEQRNENVMRGSGEYGGAQPAEEIRMTASPIPLGLAAYITDQWRTGPLETKRLIQLLQEVEPRVMEWISPRDLQVIQMKREDVGRGQGIGKGIWWGEENRNEEGMDGNGKRSVHGSDGMEVEGICHGDLWHDERWSGLKRDAIRMAVGIQGRSLLTHELQDLLASNGLKDAGQYWRTLAQLAYVQGLAELRSGLAVHEARRRFPLLRRQRELRCLRCGSRAGSHRRTACATCGSPGCAYCEACLAMGRSRACALLLHGTAAAARFVAAAGLARAAGRAHATEPGARWRLSEAQHDASRAALRFLQQPCDTAGKGVPSFLLWAVTGAGKTEMIFPLIAHALEREQRVLIATPRRDVVLELAPRIAQAFPDSRLATLYGGSPDRWMAAEITLSTTHQLMRFYHMFDLVIIDELDAFPYHNNEQLQYAARKACKPDGRFIFLSATPPDAMQRDVRRGKLPHAKVPVRFHRHPLPVPKRLTLQPLRQALDRGALPIPLVRSLTYSIDRGAQVFIFITRIKQVEPFVHLLRHHFPNLPVEGTSSEDADRAEKVIRFRQRDSRMLVTTTILERGVTIPKSDVFILDADSALFDSASLVQMAGRAGRSLEDPAGHVTFCASVWNRAQQHAVRQITSMNRIARQQGYLKSTIDGR; encoded by the coding sequence ATGCGAGTTTATGTGTATACCGTACAAGTCAGAGATAAGTGGGTCTGTCGATTGACGCTGGATTGGCGCGTGGATGTGAGGTATTGGTTCGGTGGGGAGGTTGTGGGAGATGAAACGATTGGATATAGGGGTGATGAGGGATTCGGATTCTATGGTGAGCAGCGTAATGAGAATGTTATGAGAGGTAGTGGTGAATATGGGGGTGCACAACCTGCTGAGGAAATAAGGATGACTGCATCGCCAATCCCGCTTGGACTAGCAGCATACATTACGGATCAATGGAGGACAGGACCATTGGAAACAAAGCGCTTGATTCAATTGTTGCAAGAAGTGGAGCCTCGGGTGATGGAATGGATTTCACCAAGGGATTTGCAAGTTATCCAGATGAAGAGGGAGGATGTCGGTCGGGGGCAAGGGATAGGGAAGGGAATATGGTGGGGAGAGGAAAATCGAAATGAAGAAGGAATGGACGGGAACGGAAAACGAAGCGTTCACGGAAGCGATGGGATGGAGGTAGAAGGGATTTGTCATGGTGATCTGTGGCATGACGAGAGATGGAGCGGCCTGAAGCGGGATGCCATACGCATGGCTGTGGGAATTCAGGGGCGTTCGTTGCTCACACATGAACTGCAAGATCTCCTTGCATCTAACGGATTGAAGGATGCAGGGCAGTATTGGCGTACGCTGGCACAGCTCGCGTATGTACAAGGTCTGGCGGAGCTGCGGAGTGGACTAGCTGTCCACGAAGCGCGGCGCCGTTTCCCGCTGTTGCGCCGCCAGCGGGAGCTTCGCTGCCTGCGCTGCGGCAGCCGCGCAGGCTCGCACCGCCGCACGGCATGCGCCACGTGCGGCAGCCCTGGCTGCGCCTATTGCGAGGCCTGCCTCGCGATGGGGCGCAGCCGGGCTTGCGCGCTGCTGCTGCATGGCACCGCAGCAGCAGCGCGCTTTGTGGCCGCGGCGGGCCTTGCCCGCGCCGCTGGCCGCGCGCACGCCACCGAGCCTGGGGCGCGGTGGCGGCTCAGCGAAGCGCAGCACGACGCTTCGCGTGCTGCGCTTCGCTTCCTGCAGCAGCCGTGCGACACTGCAGGCAAGGGCGTGCCGTCTTTCCTGCTGTGGGCCGTGACTGGCGCAGGAAAGACGGAAATGATCTTCCCGCTCATCGCTCATGCGCTCGAGCGGGAACAACGCGTGCTCATCGCGACGCCGCGGCGCGATGTCGTGTTAGAGCTTGCGCCGCGGATCGCGCAAGCTTTTCCGGACAGCCGTCTCGCCACGCTCTACGGCGGAAGTCCGGATCGCTGGATGGCAGCAGAGATTACGCTCTCGACGACACATCAGCTGATGCGCTTCTACCACATGTTCGATCTCGTGATCATCGATGAACTCGATGCGTTCCCTTATCATAACAACGAGCAGCTTCAATATGCAGCGAGGAAGGCGTGCAAACCGGATGGCAGATTCATTTTCCTATCGGCAACGCCGCCCGATGCTATGCAGCGGGATGTACGTCGCGGGAAGCTGCCTCATGCCAAAGTTCCCGTGAGGTTCCATCGGCATCCGTTGCCCGTACCGAAACGCTTAACGCTGCAACCGCTCCGACAAGCTTTGGATCGTGGTGCTTTACCCATCCCGCTCGTTAGATCCTTGACCTATTCCATCGATCGAGGGGCCCAAGTGTTTATTTTCATCACTCGAATCAAGCAGGTCGAGCCATTTGTCCATCTACTTCGTCATCATTTCCCGAATTTGCCGGTTGAGGGCACTTCTTCTGAGGATGCGGACCGCGCAGAGAAAGTCATTCGTTTTCGTCAGCGCGACAGCCGAATGCTCGTAACGACGACCATTTTGGAACGTGGCGTGACCATTCCAAAGAGTGATGTCTTTATTCTGGATGCAGACAGCGCCTTGTTCGACTCTGCTTCTTTAGTTCAGATGGCGGGTAGAGCAGGGAGATCGCTCGAAGATCCTGCAGGACACGTGACGTTCTGCGCTTCCGTATGGAATCGGGCGCAGCAGCATGCGGTTCGGCAGATCACATCCATGAACCGAATTGCAAGGCAGCAGGGCTATCTGAAGTCCACAATAGATGGGAGGTAG
- a CDS encoding ComF family protein produces the protein MATYKYRGDERYLHLLGSMLLSAYYQLCSERYGSGAPARFDCITYVPVSPSRLQERGFNQAEQFARILHMFTGIPVLPLLQRNRHTLKQSMKSRGDRIEDMKDVFSLSSQLSPDLRFLSSKPIRILLIDDVYTTGSTVNACAKALGGLPNHLETSICISSLTWARS, from the coding sequence TTGGCTACCTATAAATACCGGGGTGATGAACGTTACCTGCATCTGCTTGGCTCCATGTTATTATCCGCTTACTATCAGCTATGTAGTGAACGTTATGGAAGTGGCGCGCCAGCCCGGTTTGACTGTATCACGTATGTCCCTGTCAGCCCATCCCGGTTGCAGGAACGGGGGTTCAATCAGGCAGAGCAATTTGCCCGCATTCTACATATGTTCACCGGTATTCCGGTTCTTCCACTGCTTCAACGCAACCGTCATACCCTTAAGCAGAGCATGAAATCCCGTGGGGACCGCATTGAAGATATGAAGGATGTATTTTCGCTTTCTTCCCAACTCAGCCCTGATCTACGATTCTTGTCCTCGAAGCCAATCCGCATCCTGCTGATTGATGATGTGTACACGACAGGAAGTACGGTGAATGCCTGCGCCAAAGCGTTAGGAGGGCTACCCAATCATTTGGAGACTAGTATTTGCATTTCAAGTCTTACATGGGCGCGCTCATAG